From the genome of Erythrobacter litoralis, one region includes:
- the dut gene encoding dUTP diphosphatase has translation MTAVPVEVKRLPHGEGLDLPAYATEGAAGMDVVSAEDVTIQPGARHPVATGLALAIPAGYEIQVRPRSGLALRHGITVPNTPGTIDSDYRGELKVLLINHGSEPFAIARGDRVAQLVLAPVVQASWREVEELDATARGAGGFGSTGV, from the coding sequence ATGACGGCCGTACCCGTAGAAGTGAAGCGCCTGCCCCATGGGGAAGGCCTCGATCTCCCCGCCTATGCCACCGAAGGTGCGGCCGGGATGGACGTGGTTTCCGCAGAGGACGTGACGATCCAGCCCGGCGCGCGCCATCCGGTCGCGACCGGCCTCGCGCTTGCCATACCGGCCGGTTACGAGATCCAGGTCCGCCCGCGTTCGGGGCTCGCCTTAAGGCACGGCATCACAGTGCCCAACACCCCCGGAACGATAGATTCGGATTATCGCGGGGAATTGAAGGTCCTGCTGATAAATCACGGGAGCGAACCCTTCGCGATCGCTCGCGGGGACAGGGTCGCGCAGCTGGTGCTCGCGCCCGTGGTGCAGGCGTCATGGCGCGAGGTCGAAGAGCTCGATGCGACCGCGCGCGGCGCGGGCGGTTTCGGGTCCACCGGGGTCTAG
- a CDS encoding bifunctional phosphopantothenoylcysteine decarboxylase/phosphopantothenate synthase: MHDAMCGAGPKILLVVGGGIAAYKSLELVRLIRKGGGDVTCVVTKGGQQFVTPMSLAALSENQVYTSLFDLKNEVEMGHIQLSREADLVVVCPATADLVAKMASGIADDLATTLILATDKPVMAVPAMNVRMWEHEATQRNIEWLRQAGVSVLHPDEGAMACGEFGYGRLPEPEVIWREIAAHFGIEVEDPTPAPAAAPAAANDLVEADDDDEDEDGDVGRGLGGLLSRLIPRSTPKRTHEDIETEYSEFEDDFEQDIGEDEGSGGDGLPPEEEIPEFKPDFGGPLLAKKGGASSAPPIDPDALNHEFDPRRQPPERLEPGPFESADGDAASFEVDASYRPLKGRHVLVTAGPTWEAIDPVRYIANRSSGKQGFAIAAAAAALGAKVTLVAGPVSLRTPEGVTRVDVESAEDMAKAVKRALPADAAVMVAAVADWRPKEYRGEKIKKRGSAPPALMLTENPDILTNLAAGKDRPELVIGFAAETDDVLANAKQKRKRKAADWIVANDVSGDVMGGDDNLVHIVSESGVETLDQMPKRDVAMALAERIAATLKAEAAE; the protein is encoded by the coding sequence ATGCATGACGCGATGTGCGGCGCTGGGCCGAAAATCCTGCTGGTCGTGGGCGGCGGTATCGCGGCCTACAAGTCGTTGGAGCTCGTCCGCCTGATCCGCAAGGGCGGCGGCGATGTCACCTGCGTCGTCACCAAGGGCGGGCAGCAATTCGTGACGCCCATGTCGCTTGCAGCCCTGTCGGAAAACCAGGTCTATACCAGCCTGTTCGATCTCAAGAACGAGGTCGAGATGGGCCATATCCAGTTGTCGCGCGAGGCCGATCTCGTCGTCGTCTGTCCCGCCACCGCCGATCTCGTCGCCAAGATGGCGAGCGGCATCGCCGACGATCTTGCCACCACGCTGATCCTCGCCACGGACAAGCCGGTGATGGCCGTCCCTGCGATGAACGTTCGGATGTGGGAACACGAAGCGACCCAGCGCAACATCGAATGGCTGAGGCAGGCGGGCGTCAGCGTGCTCCATCCCGATGAAGGTGCGATGGCCTGCGGCGAATTCGGCTATGGGCGCCTGCCCGAACCCGAAGTCATCTGGCGCGAGATTGCGGCGCATTTCGGGATCGAGGTCGAGGATCCTACGCCCGCTCCGGCTGCCGCTCCCGCCGCCGCCAACGATCTGGTCGAAGCCGACGACGACGACGAGGACGAGGACGGCGATGTCGGGCGCGGGCTCGGCGGGCTCCTGTCGCGGCTCATTCCGCGCTCCACGCCCAAGCGCACGCACGAGGATATCGAGACCGAATATTCCGAGTTCGAGGACGATTTCGAGCAGGATATCGGCGAGGATGAAGGCTCCGGTGGCGACGGATTGCCGCCCGAGGAGGAAATTCCCGAATTCAAGCCTGATTTCGGCGGGCCGCTGCTCGCGAAGAAGGGCGGGGCATCTTCCGCGCCGCCGATCGATCCCGATGCGCTGAACCACGAATTCGACCCGCGCAGGCAGCCGCCCGAACGCCTTGAACCCGGGCCGTTCGAAAGCGCCGACGGCGATGCGGCCAGTTTCGAAGTCGACGCATCCTACCGTCCCCTCAAGGGCCGCCACGTGCTCGTCACAGCAGGGCCGACATGGGAAGCGATCGACCCGGTGCGCTACATCGCCAACCGGTCGAGCGGGAAGCAGGGCTTTGCCATCGCCGCGGCCGCTGCGGCTCTCGGCGCGAAAGTGACGCTGGTGGCGGGCCCAGTCTCGCTCCGCACGCCCGAGGGTGTGACACGCGTCGATGTCGAATCCGCCGAGGACATGGCGAAAGCCGTGAAAAGGGCGCTTCCCGCCGATGCCGCTGTCATGGTCGCAGCGGTCGCCGACTGGCGGCCGAAGGAATATCGGGGCGAGAAGATCAAGAAGCGCGGCTCGGCACCGCCCGCGCTGATGCTGACTGAAAATCCCGACATCCTGACCAATCTCGCCGCCGGCAAGGATCGCCCGGAACTGGTCATCGGCTTCGCTGCCGAAACCGACGATGTCCTCGCCAATGCCAAGCAGAAGCGCAAGCGCAAGGCCGCCGACTGGATCGTCGCCAATGACGTGTCAGGAGACGTGATGGGCGGCGACGACAATCTCGTCCATATCGTGAGCGAAAGCGGGGTCGAGACGCTCGACCAGATGCCCAAGCGCGACGTCGCGATGGCGCTGGCCGAACGGATCGCCGCGACGCTCAAGGCCGAAGCCGCCGAATGA